Proteins found in one Hevea brasiliensis isolate MT/VB/25A 57/8 chromosome 18, ASM3005281v1, whole genome shotgun sequence genomic segment:
- the LOC110649302 gene encoding probable LRR receptor-like serine/threonine-protein kinase RFK1 isoform X5, with product MKTILIVTSVLKRYNLPGVLPPQLVKLPYLKEIDFAYNYLNGSMPREWASLQLTSISVLVNRLSGEIPKELGNISTLKYLCLEANQFSGAIPSELGKLVNLETLMLSSNQLTGNLPMSFAGLINLTDLRINDNNFNGTIPNSLQNWKRLARLEMHASGLDGPIPSNISLLNNLVELRISDIRGPSQGFPNLSNMTGIIRLVLRNCNISGELPVYIWRMKSLELLDVSFNNLVGRIPDSIPAQHLRFVYLTGNLLSGDVPDSILKQGSNIDLSYNNFTLQGPEQLACRENMNLNLNLYRSSTAVNSLPHLPCMKTFKCPQYSSCLHINSGGKDTIVKENKTSILYEGDVAVEGGAAKYYINDQSYWGFSSTGDFMDDNDYQNTRYTVALHSPNISELYSTARKSPISLTYFHYCLQNGKYMVKLHFEEIQFTNDKTYSSLGRRIFDIYVLERLVRKDFNIEDEIGGAHKPLVIPVPDVNVTNNILEIRFYFAGKGTTRIPDRGVYGAIISAISVASDLKLCSSVQKKGTVHIVVGVVGASCLIFIVLGILWWRGYLPGKWGKQKDSEGPDLPTGTFSLKQIRAATNDFDSSNKIGEGGFGPVYKGLLPDGTVIAVKQLSSKSRQGNREFLNEIGMISCLQHPNLVKLHGFSVEGDQLLLVYEYMENNSLAHALSDENNQLKLDWPTRLKICIGIAKGLAFLHEESRLKIVHRDIKATNVLLDKDLNPKISDFGLARLDEEEKSHISTRIAGTIGYMAPEYALWGYLTDKADVYSFGVVALEIVSGKSNNNFMPSNHCVCLLDLACHLQQSGNLMQLVDETLKSEFSQEEAETMVKVALLCTNASPTNRPTMSEVVNMLEGRMAVPDTVPEPSSYTEDLRFKAMRDLRQHSQSLSGSQTLNSTTAHTHVSSSTSDQEFYEINPGSKP from the exons ATGAAAACAATACTGATTGTCACGTC AGTTCTCAAGCGATATAATCTTCCTGGGGTTCTTCCTCCACAACTTGTTAAGCTTCCTTACCTAAAAGAAAT TGATTTTGCTTACAACTACCTCAATGGTTCTATGCCACGAGAATGGGCTTCATTGCAGTTGACCTCAAT CTCTGTTCTTGTAAATCGCTTGTCAGGAGAGATTCCAAAGGAATTGGGAAATATTTCCACTCTCAAATATCT GTGCCTTGAAGCAAACCAATTTTCTGGTGCCATACCTTCTGAACTTGGAAAACTAGTCAACTTGGAAACATT GATGCTGTCTTCCAATCAGTTGACTGGAAATTTGCCAATGTCCTTTGCTGGGCTAATTAATCTAACAGATTT GAGGATAAATGATAACAATTTCAATGGAACCATTCCTAACTCCCTGCAGAACTGGAAAAGACTTGCCAGATT AGAAATGCATGCCAGTGGACTGGATGGCCCCATTCCATCAAATATTTCCCTTTTGAATAACTTAGTTGAGTT GAGAATTAGTGACATAAGAGGACCAAGCCAGGGTTTCCCTAACCTAAGCAACATGACAGGCATAATAAGATT ggttttgaggaactGTAACATTTCTGGGGAGCTTCCTGTGTACATCTGGAGGATGAAGAGTTTGGAACTGTT GGATGTCAGCTTCAACAATTTGGTTGGGAGAATTCCAGATTCCATACCTGCACAGCATCTACGATTTGT CTACTTAACAGGCAACTTGCTAAGTGGAGATGTGCCAGATTCAATCTTGAAGCAAGGAAGTAATAT TGACTTGTCGTACAATAACTTTACTTTACAAGGCCCTGAGCAACTTGCTTGTCGAGAGAACAT GAACCTAAACTTGAACTTATACCGAAGCTCAACAGCGGTGAATAGCTT ACCACACCTTCCATGCATGAAGACTTTCAAATGTCCTCAGT ATTCAAGTTGTTTACATATTAACAGTGGTGGAAAAGATACAATTGTCAAGGAAAACAAAACATCCATTTTATATGAAGGAGATGTAGCAGTTGAAGGTGGTGCAGcaaaatattatataaatgacCAAAGCTACTGGGGATTTAGTAGCACTGGTGACTTCATGGATGATAATGATTACCAAAATACTCGTTATACTGTGGCACTGCATTCGCCAAACATTTCTGAACTGTACTCAACAGCACGCAAATCACCAATTTCTCTTACGTATTTCCATTATTGTTTACAAAATGGGAAGTACATGGTAAAACTTCACTTTGAAGAGATACAGTTCACTAATGACAAAACATATAGCAGCCTGGGAAGGCGCATATTTGATATTTATGTTCTG GAAAGGTTAGTAAGGAAGGATTTCAACATTGAAGATGAGATTGGTGGTGCCCACAAGCCTTTAGTAATACCTGTACCTGATGTCAATGTGACCAATAATATCTTGGAGATCCGATTTTATTTTGCTGGCAAAGGAACAACAAGAATTCCTGATAGAGGGGTTTATGGCGCCATAATATCAGCCATCTCTGTGGCTTCTG ATCTGAAACTTTGTTCGAGTGTTCAAAAGAAGGGAACTGTTCATATCGTTGTCGGAGTTGTTGGAGCATCATGCCTTATTTTCATTGTACTgggaattctttggtggagaggCTATTTACCAGGAAAATGGGGCAAACAAAAAG ATAGTGAAGGACCTGATTTGCCAACAGGGACCTTTTCATTGAAACAAATCAGAGCTGCTACTAATGACTTTGATTCTTCTAACAAGATTGGAGAAGGTGGTTTTGGTCCTGTGTACAAG GGTCTATTACCTGATGGTACTGTGATAGCAGTAAAACAACTCTCCTCTAAATCAAGGCAAGGAAATCGTGAATTCTTGAATGAGATTGGCATGATTTCTTGTTTGCAACACCCAAATCTTGTTAAGCTGCATGGATTTTCCGTTGAAGGGGACCAATTATTGCTGGTATATGAGTACATGGAAAATAATAGTCTTGCCCATGCTTTATCTG ATGAAAATAATCAGCTTAAACTGGATTGGCCTACAAGACTTAAGATCTGTATTGGGATAGCTAAGGGTCTAGCTTTTCTCCACGAAGAATCAAGACTTAAGATTGTTCACAGAGACATCAAAGCTACTAATGTGCTGCTAGATAAGGACTTGAACCCAAAAATTTCGGACTTTGGGTTGGCTAGACTTGATGAAGAGGAAAAGAGCCACATCAGCACCCGGATTGCTGGAACCAT AGGGTATATGGCACCAGAATATGCGCTATGGGGTTACTTGACTGACAAAGCAGATGTTTACAGTTTTGGTGTTGTGGCCTTGGAAATTGTTAGTGGGAAGAGCAATAATAATTTTATGCCAAGCAACCATTGTGTTTGTCTCTTGGATCTG GCATGCCATTTGCAACAGAGTGGAAATCTGATGCAGCTTGTTGATGAAACATTGAAGTCAGAGTTCAGCCAAGAAGAAGCAGAAACTATGGTTAAAGTAGCCCTTTTGTGCACAAACGCATCCCCTACAAATAGACCTACCATGTCCGAAGTTGTGAACATGCTTGAAGGTCGAATGGCTGTTCCTGACACAGTTCCGGAACCTAGTAGCTATACTGAAGATTTGAGGTTTAAAGCCATGAGAGACCTCCGTCAACACTCTCAAAGTCTGAGTGGGAGCCAAACCCTAAATTCGACAACAGCGCATACACATGTTTCTTCCTCTACATCTGACCAAGAATTCTATGAGATTAATCCAGGATCAAAACCATAA
- the LOC110649302 gene encoding probable LRR receptor-like serine/threonine-protein kinase RFK1 isoform X3 yields the protein MLVRKLFVFFIIALSCFKVLRFVGAKLVQEEVDALEEIARTMGSTYWKFNADSCEGEVIGITPTPPKNAEHSIDCKCNNENNTDCHVVRIVLKRYNLPGVLPPQLVKLPYLKEIDFAYNYLNGSMPREWASLQLTSISVLVNRLSGEIPKELGNISTLKYLCLEANQFSGAIPSELGKLVNLETLMLSSNQLTGNLPMSFAGLINLTDLRINDNNFNGTIPNSLQNWKRLARLVLRNCNISGELPVYIWRMKSLELLDVSFNNLVGRIPDSIPAQHLRFVYLTGNLLSGDVPDSILKQGSNIDLSYNNFTLQGPEQLACRENMNLNLNLYRSSTAVNSLPHLPCMKTFKCPQYSSCLHINSGGKDTIVKENKTSILYEGDVAVEGGAAKYYINDQSYWGFSSTGDFMDDNDYQNTRYTVALHSPNISELYSTARKSPISLTYFHYCLQNGKYMVKLHFEEIQFTNDKTYSSLGRRIFDIYVLERLVRKDFNIEDEIGGAHKPLVIPVPDVNVTNNILEIRFYFAGKGTTRIPDRGVYGAIISAISVASDLKLCSSVQKKGTVHIVVGVVGASCLIFIVLGILWWRGYLPGKWGKQKDSEGPDLPTGTFSLKQIRAATNDFDSSNKIGEGGFGPVYKGLLPDGTVIAVKQLSSKSRQGNREFLNEIGMISCLQHPNLVKLHGFSVEGDQLLLVYEYMENNSLAHALSDENNQLKLDWPTRLKICIGIAKGLAFLHEESRLKIVHRDIKATNVLLDKDLNPKISDFGLARLDEEEKSHISTRIAGTIGYMAPEYALWGYLTDKADVYSFGVVALEIVSGKSNNNFMPSNHCVCLLDLACHLQQSGNLMQLVDETLKSEFSQEEAETMVKVALLCTNASPTNRPTMSEVVNMLEGRMAVPDTVPEPSSYTEDLRFKAMRDLRQHSQSLSGSQTLNSTTAHTHVSSSTSDQEFYEINPGSKP from the exons ATGCTTGTTAGGAAgctctttgttttctttattatTGCTCTCAGTTGCTTCAAGGTGCTGAGATTTGTAGGGGCAAAGCTGGTTCAAGAAGAAG TTGATGCTCTGGAAGAAATTGCAAGGACAATGGGCTCAACATACTGGAAGTTTAATGCTGATTCTTGTGAAGGTGAAGTAATTGGAATAACACCAACGCCACCAAAGAATGCAGAACACAGCATAGATTGCAAATGCAATAATGAAAACAATACTGATTGTCACGTCGTAAGGAT AGTTCTCAAGCGATATAATCTTCCTGGGGTTCTTCCTCCACAACTTGTTAAGCTTCCTTACCTAAAAGAAAT TGATTTTGCTTACAACTACCTCAATGGTTCTATGCCACGAGAATGGGCTTCATTGCAGTTGACCTCAAT CTCTGTTCTTGTAAATCGCTTGTCAGGAGAGATTCCAAAGGAATTGGGAAATATTTCCACTCTCAAATATCT GTGCCTTGAAGCAAACCAATTTTCTGGTGCCATACCTTCTGAACTTGGAAAACTAGTCAACTTGGAAACATT GATGCTGTCTTCCAATCAGTTGACTGGAAATTTGCCAATGTCCTTTGCTGGGCTAATTAATCTAACAGATTT GAGGATAAATGATAACAATTTCAATGGAACCATTCCTAACTCCCTGCAGAACTGGAAAAGACTTGCCAGATT ggttttgaggaactGTAACATTTCTGGGGAGCTTCCTGTGTACATCTGGAGGATGAAGAGTTTGGAACTGTT GGATGTCAGCTTCAACAATTTGGTTGGGAGAATTCCAGATTCCATACCTGCACAGCATCTACGATTTGT CTACTTAACAGGCAACTTGCTAAGTGGAGATGTGCCAGATTCAATCTTGAAGCAAGGAAGTAATAT TGACTTGTCGTACAATAACTTTACTTTACAAGGCCCTGAGCAACTTGCTTGTCGAGAGAACAT GAACCTAAACTTGAACTTATACCGAAGCTCAACAGCGGTGAATAGCTT ACCACACCTTCCATGCATGAAGACTTTCAAATGTCCTCAGT ATTCAAGTTGTTTACATATTAACAGTGGTGGAAAAGATACAATTGTCAAGGAAAACAAAACATCCATTTTATATGAAGGAGATGTAGCAGTTGAAGGTGGTGCAGcaaaatattatataaatgacCAAAGCTACTGGGGATTTAGTAGCACTGGTGACTTCATGGATGATAATGATTACCAAAATACTCGTTATACTGTGGCACTGCATTCGCCAAACATTTCTGAACTGTACTCAACAGCACGCAAATCACCAATTTCTCTTACGTATTTCCATTATTGTTTACAAAATGGGAAGTACATGGTAAAACTTCACTTTGAAGAGATACAGTTCACTAATGACAAAACATATAGCAGCCTGGGAAGGCGCATATTTGATATTTATGTTCTG GAAAGGTTAGTAAGGAAGGATTTCAACATTGAAGATGAGATTGGTGGTGCCCACAAGCCTTTAGTAATACCTGTACCTGATGTCAATGTGACCAATAATATCTTGGAGATCCGATTTTATTTTGCTGGCAAAGGAACAACAAGAATTCCTGATAGAGGGGTTTATGGCGCCATAATATCAGCCATCTCTGTGGCTTCTG ATCTGAAACTTTGTTCGAGTGTTCAAAAGAAGGGAACTGTTCATATCGTTGTCGGAGTTGTTGGAGCATCATGCCTTATTTTCATTGTACTgggaattctttggtggagaggCTATTTACCAGGAAAATGGGGCAAACAAAAAG ATAGTGAAGGACCTGATTTGCCAACAGGGACCTTTTCATTGAAACAAATCAGAGCTGCTACTAATGACTTTGATTCTTCTAACAAGATTGGAGAAGGTGGTTTTGGTCCTGTGTACAAG GGTCTATTACCTGATGGTACTGTGATAGCAGTAAAACAACTCTCCTCTAAATCAAGGCAAGGAAATCGTGAATTCTTGAATGAGATTGGCATGATTTCTTGTTTGCAACACCCAAATCTTGTTAAGCTGCATGGATTTTCCGTTGAAGGGGACCAATTATTGCTGGTATATGAGTACATGGAAAATAATAGTCTTGCCCATGCTTTATCTG ATGAAAATAATCAGCTTAAACTGGATTGGCCTACAAGACTTAAGATCTGTATTGGGATAGCTAAGGGTCTAGCTTTTCTCCACGAAGAATCAAGACTTAAGATTGTTCACAGAGACATCAAAGCTACTAATGTGCTGCTAGATAAGGACTTGAACCCAAAAATTTCGGACTTTGGGTTGGCTAGACTTGATGAAGAGGAAAAGAGCCACATCAGCACCCGGATTGCTGGAACCAT AGGGTATATGGCACCAGAATATGCGCTATGGGGTTACTTGACTGACAAAGCAGATGTTTACAGTTTTGGTGTTGTGGCCTTGGAAATTGTTAGTGGGAAGAGCAATAATAATTTTATGCCAAGCAACCATTGTGTTTGTCTCTTGGATCTG GCATGCCATTTGCAACAGAGTGGAAATCTGATGCAGCTTGTTGATGAAACATTGAAGTCAGAGTTCAGCCAAGAAGAAGCAGAAACTATGGTTAAAGTAGCCCTTTTGTGCACAAACGCATCCCCTACAAATAGACCTACCATGTCCGAAGTTGTGAACATGCTTGAAGGTCGAATGGCTGTTCCTGACACAGTTCCGGAACCTAGTAGCTATACTGAAGATTTGAGGTTTAAAGCCATGAGAGACCTCCGTCAACACTCTCAAAGTCTGAGTGGGAGCCAAACCCTAAATTCGACAACAGCGCATACACATGTTTCTTCCTCTACATCTGACCAAGAATTCTATGAGATTAATCCAGGATCAAAACCATAA
- the LOC110649302 gene encoding probable LRR receptor-like serine/threonine-protein kinase RFK1 isoform X1, producing the protein MLVRKLFVFFIIALSCFKVLRFVGAKLVQEEVDALEEIARTMGSTYWKFNADSCEGEVIGITPTPPKNAEHSIDCKCNNENNTDCHVVRIVLKRYNLPGVLPPQLVKLPYLKEIDFAYNYLNGSMPREWASLQLTSISVLVNRLSGEIPKELGNISTLKYLCLEANQFSGAIPSELGKLVNLETLMLSSNQLTGNLPMSFAGLINLTDLRINDNNFNGTIPNSLQNWKRLARLEMHASGLDGPIPSNISLLNNLVELRISDIRGPSQGFPNLSNMTGIIRLVLRNCNISGELPVYIWRMKSLELLDVSFNNLVGRIPDSIPAQHLRFVYLTGNLLSGDVPDSILKQGSNIDLSYNNFTLQGPEQLACRENMNLNLNLYRSSTAVNSLPHLPCMKTFKCPQYSSCLHINSGGKDTIVKENKTSILYEGDVAVEGGAAKYYINDQSYWGFSSTGDFMDDNDYQNTRYTVALHSPNISELYSTARKSPISLTYFHYCLQNGKYMVKLHFEEIQFTNDKTYSSLGRRIFDIYVLERLVRKDFNIEDEIGGAHKPLVIPVPDVNVTNNILEIRFYFAGKGTTRIPDRGVYGAIISAISVASDLKLCSSVQKKGTVHIVVGVVGASCLIFIVLGILWWRGYLPGKWGKQKDSEGPDLPTGTFSLKQIRAATNDFDSSNKIGEGGFGPVYKGLLPDGTVIAVKQLSSKSRQGNREFLNEIGMISCLQHPNLVKLHGFSVEGDQLLLVYEYMENNSLAHALSDENNQLKLDWPTRLKICIGIAKGLAFLHEESRLKIVHRDIKATNVLLDKDLNPKISDFGLARLDEEEKSHISTRIAGTIGYMAPEYALWGYLTDKADVYSFGVVALEIVSGKSNNNFMPSNHCVCLLDLACHLQQSGNLMQLVDETLKSEFSQEEAETMVKVALLCTNASPTNRPTMSEVVNMLEGRMAVPDTVPEPSSYTEDLRFKAMRDLRQHSQSLSGSQTLNSTTAHTHVSSSTSDQEFYEINPGSKP; encoded by the exons ATGCTTGTTAGGAAgctctttgttttctttattatTGCTCTCAGTTGCTTCAAGGTGCTGAGATTTGTAGGGGCAAAGCTGGTTCAAGAAGAAG TTGATGCTCTGGAAGAAATTGCAAGGACAATGGGCTCAACATACTGGAAGTTTAATGCTGATTCTTGTGAAGGTGAAGTAATTGGAATAACACCAACGCCACCAAAGAATGCAGAACACAGCATAGATTGCAAATGCAATAATGAAAACAATACTGATTGTCACGTCGTAAGGAT AGTTCTCAAGCGATATAATCTTCCTGGGGTTCTTCCTCCACAACTTGTTAAGCTTCCTTACCTAAAAGAAAT TGATTTTGCTTACAACTACCTCAATGGTTCTATGCCACGAGAATGGGCTTCATTGCAGTTGACCTCAAT CTCTGTTCTTGTAAATCGCTTGTCAGGAGAGATTCCAAAGGAATTGGGAAATATTTCCACTCTCAAATATCT GTGCCTTGAAGCAAACCAATTTTCTGGTGCCATACCTTCTGAACTTGGAAAACTAGTCAACTTGGAAACATT GATGCTGTCTTCCAATCAGTTGACTGGAAATTTGCCAATGTCCTTTGCTGGGCTAATTAATCTAACAGATTT GAGGATAAATGATAACAATTTCAATGGAACCATTCCTAACTCCCTGCAGAACTGGAAAAGACTTGCCAGATT AGAAATGCATGCCAGTGGACTGGATGGCCCCATTCCATCAAATATTTCCCTTTTGAATAACTTAGTTGAGTT GAGAATTAGTGACATAAGAGGACCAAGCCAGGGTTTCCCTAACCTAAGCAACATGACAGGCATAATAAGATT ggttttgaggaactGTAACATTTCTGGGGAGCTTCCTGTGTACATCTGGAGGATGAAGAGTTTGGAACTGTT GGATGTCAGCTTCAACAATTTGGTTGGGAGAATTCCAGATTCCATACCTGCACAGCATCTACGATTTGT CTACTTAACAGGCAACTTGCTAAGTGGAGATGTGCCAGATTCAATCTTGAAGCAAGGAAGTAATAT TGACTTGTCGTACAATAACTTTACTTTACAAGGCCCTGAGCAACTTGCTTGTCGAGAGAACAT GAACCTAAACTTGAACTTATACCGAAGCTCAACAGCGGTGAATAGCTT ACCACACCTTCCATGCATGAAGACTTTCAAATGTCCTCAGT ATTCAAGTTGTTTACATATTAACAGTGGTGGAAAAGATACAATTGTCAAGGAAAACAAAACATCCATTTTATATGAAGGAGATGTAGCAGTTGAAGGTGGTGCAGcaaaatattatataaatgacCAAAGCTACTGGGGATTTAGTAGCACTGGTGACTTCATGGATGATAATGATTACCAAAATACTCGTTATACTGTGGCACTGCATTCGCCAAACATTTCTGAACTGTACTCAACAGCACGCAAATCACCAATTTCTCTTACGTATTTCCATTATTGTTTACAAAATGGGAAGTACATGGTAAAACTTCACTTTGAAGAGATACAGTTCACTAATGACAAAACATATAGCAGCCTGGGAAGGCGCATATTTGATATTTATGTTCTG GAAAGGTTAGTAAGGAAGGATTTCAACATTGAAGATGAGATTGGTGGTGCCCACAAGCCTTTAGTAATACCTGTACCTGATGTCAATGTGACCAATAATATCTTGGAGATCCGATTTTATTTTGCTGGCAAAGGAACAACAAGAATTCCTGATAGAGGGGTTTATGGCGCCATAATATCAGCCATCTCTGTGGCTTCTG ATCTGAAACTTTGTTCGAGTGTTCAAAAGAAGGGAACTGTTCATATCGTTGTCGGAGTTGTTGGAGCATCATGCCTTATTTTCATTGTACTgggaattctttggtggagaggCTATTTACCAGGAAAATGGGGCAAACAAAAAG ATAGTGAAGGACCTGATTTGCCAACAGGGACCTTTTCATTGAAACAAATCAGAGCTGCTACTAATGACTTTGATTCTTCTAACAAGATTGGAGAAGGTGGTTTTGGTCCTGTGTACAAG GGTCTATTACCTGATGGTACTGTGATAGCAGTAAAACAACTCTCCTCTAAATCAAGGCAAGGAAATCGTGAATTCTTGAATGAGATTGGCATGATTTCTTGTTTGCAACACCCAAATCTTGTTAAGCTGCATGGATTTTCCGTTGAAGGGGACCAATTATTGCTGGTATATGAGTACATGGAAAATAATAGTCTTGCCCATGCTTTATCTG ATGAAAATAATCAGCTTAAACTGGATTGGCCTACAAGACTTAAGATCTGTATTGGGATAGCTAAGGGTCTAGCTTTTCTCCACGAAGAATCAAGACTTAAGATTGTTCACAGAGACATCAAAGCTACTAATGTGCTGCTAGATAAGGACTTGAACCCAAAAATTTCGGACTTTGGGTTGGCTAGACTTGATGAAGAGGAAAAGAGCCACATCAGCACCCGGATTGCTGGAACCAT AGGGTATATGGCACCAGAATATGCGCTATGGGGTTACTTGACTGACAAAGCAGATGTTTACAGTTTTGGTGTTGTGGCCTTGGAAATTGTTAGTGGGAAGAGCAATAATAATTTTATGCCAAGCAACCATTGTGTTTGTCTCTTGGATCTG GCATGCCATTTGCAACAGAGTGGAAATCTGATGCAGCTTGTTGATGAAACATTGAAGTCAGAGTTCAGCCAAGAAGAAGCAGAAACTATGGTTAAAGTAGCCCTTTTGTGCACAAACGCATCCCCTACAAATAGACCTACCATGTCCGAAGTTGTGAACATGCTTGAAGGTCGAATGGCTGTTCCTGACACAGTTCCGGAACCTAGTAGCTATACTGAAGATTTGAGGTTTAAAGCCATGAGAGACCTCCGTCAACACTCTCAAAGTCTGAGTGGGAGCCAAACCCTAAATTCGACAACAGCGCATACACATGTTTCTTCCTCTACATCTGACCAAGAATTCTATGAGATTAATCCAGGATCAAAACCATAA